The proteins below come from a single Portunus trituberculatus isolate SZX2019 chromosome 4, ASM1759143v1, whole genome shotgun sequence genomic window:
- the LOC123511127 gene encoding amino acid transporter AVT1D-like yields the protein MMGAAEDGKTVIVTDVGTGVGVMGGRGGLSMIMAALLLVAQMAGAGFLSLPKALSNSGWIGVMMMLVFCVTVGFSGTRLGECWVMMEERWPQLYAGNSRQPYMDIAGVALGSPGRILAMFSVFATLFGVSTVFLVLISSFMHDLLPVLSECEWLLVAGAFVLPFTWLGTPKDLWQASVVAAASTALACLVIFVELLVEAPDYPEPHYPNPTVFTFALGFASILFAFGGASVFPTIQNDMADRALFGRSVALAFLGLLIIYLPVTVAGYAVMGAVESNILLNVDTRKTVIKVAIVMEVLNLIGTYIITTNPIFQLFEEKLDVENRFGWRRCVLRSGVVAVQLLIGLAVPSFDMIVNLVGGTTVPICSFILPGIMYLRMVDMKGDWKKRFVPLWERTLLILIVSVGVVGSLVSTATSIMDIANPDNIGKSCFIHFST from the exons atgATGGGTGCGGCTGAGGACGGCAAGACGGTCATCGTGACGGACGTGGGCACGGGTGTGGGCGTGATGGGCGGCAGGGGCGGGCTGAGCATGATCATGGCTGCCCTCTTGTTGGTGGCACAGATGGCTGGCGCTGGATTTCTGTCACTACCTAAGGCGCTGTCCAActctg GGTGGATCGGCgtgatgatgatgctggtgtTCTGCGTGACCGTCGGATTCTCTGGGACACGTCTGGGGGAGTGCTGGGTTATGATGGAAGAGCGCTGGCCTCAACTCTACGCGGGGAATTCCAGGCAACCCTACATGGATATTGCTGGAGTGGCACTGGGCAGCCCTGGGAG AATCCTGGCGATGTTCTCTGTGTTCGCTACGTTATTTGGCGTCTCCACCGTGTTCCTCGtgctcatctcctccttcatgcACGACCTGCTGCCGGTGCTGTCTGAGTGTGAGTGGCTGCTGGTGGCTGGCGCTTTCGTTCTGCCCTTCACGTGGCTAGGAACACCCAAGGATTTATG GCAGGCgtcagtggtggcggcggcgtcgACAGCGCTGGCGTGCCTGGTGATCTTCGTGGAGCTGCTGGTGGAGGCGCCGGACTATCCTGAGCCACACTACCCCAACCCCACCGTGTTCACCTTCGCCCTGGGCTTCGCTTCCATCCTCTTTGCTTTCGGCGGCGCCTCCGTCTTCCCCACCATCCAGAACGACATGGCGGACAGGGCGCTCTTCGGACGTAGCGTGGCTCTTGCCTTTCttg GGCTTCTGATCATTTACCTCCCTGTGACGGTGGCTGGCTACGCTGTGATGGGAGCGGTCGAGAGCAACATTCTCCTCAACGTGGACACCAGGAAGACTGTTATCAAGGTGGCAATAGTGATGGAGGTGTTGAATTTGATCGGAAcatacatcatcaccaccaatccTATCTTCCAGTTGTTTGAGGAGAAGCTTGATGTTGAAAATA GGTTTGGATGGCGTCGCTGTGTGCTTCGTTCAGGCGTAGTGGCAGTTCAGCTTCTTATCGGCCTGGCTGTTCCGAGCTTTGACATGATCGTGAATTTGGTAGGAGGGACCACTGTGCCTATCTGCTCCTTCATCCTGCCTGGCATTATGTACCTCAGGATGGTGGACATGAAGGGAGACTGGAAGAAGAG gtTCGTGCCACTGTGGGAGAGGACGCTGCTGATTCTTATCGTGAGTGTGGGCGTGGTGGGCAGCCTTGTATCCACAGCTACCTCTATCATGGATATTGCAAACCCCGACAACATAGGAAAGTCTTGTTTTATACACTTTTCAACgtag